The sequence GATGATCCTGCCCGCGCTGGTGTCGTCGGTCGGTGCCGACGCCGACTACGTCCTGCTCGTCAAGCCGCAGTTCGAGGTCGGGCGCCAGGGCATCCGCGAGGGCATCGTGCACGACGCGGGGCTCCGCTCCGACGCGGTGCAGCGCGTGCTCTGGGCCGCGCACGACCTCGGGCTCGGCACGGTAGGCGTCGTGCCGTCGTCGATCGTCGGCACGAACGGGAACCGCGAGTACTGCGTCCACCTGGCGATCCGCGGCGGCGTGAATCCGACAGAATGGATCACGCGAGTCGACGAGATGACGAGAGGGTGAGCATCATCCGAAACCACACCGTTCCTGCCTCCGGGGCAGGCCTCCGATGAGCGCCGCCCGCCACATCCTGATCGTCTCGCACACCGGCAGGCGCGACTCCATCGACGCCGCCCTCGAGGTCTGCAGCCTCCTGGCCGCGGTCGATCTCGTGCCGGTCCTGCCGCCCGACGAGTTCGACGACATCAAGACCGCCGAGCCGACCTTCGAGGGCGTCGACGTGCTCGGCGACACCATCAAGATCGACGACATCGAGTCGGTGATCGTGCTCGGCGGCGACGGCACGATCCTGCGCGCCGCCGAACTCGCCCGCGGCACCCGCGCGCCGATCATCGGCGTGAACCTCGGGCACGTCGGCTTCCTCGCCGAGAGCGAGCGCGACGACCTCTACGACACGGTGCAGCGCGTGCTGTCGTTCGACTACGAGGTCGAGGAGCGCTTCGCCCTCCAGGTCGCCGTGCTCGTCGACGGCAAGAAGGTATACGAGACCTGGGCCCTGAACGAGGCGACGGTCGAGAAGGCCTCGCGCGAGCGCATGCTCGAGGTCGTCATCGAGGTCGACGGGCGGCCGCTGTCGTCGTTCGGCTGCGACGGCGTCGTCATGTCGACCCCGACCGGGTCGACGGCCTACAACTTCTCGGCCGGCGGGCCCGTCGTCTGGCCCGAGGTCGAGGCCATGATCCTGGTGCCGCTCAGCGCCCACGCGCTGTTCGCCCGACCGCTGGTCGTCGGGCCGTCGTCGTCGTTCGCCGTCGAGGTCCTGAGCCGCACCGACGGCTCCGGCGTCCTCTGGTGCGACGGGAGGCGCGCGCACACCCTCGAGCCCGGCGCCCGGGTCGTCGCCCGGCGCTCGCCGCAGGCCGTCCGGCTGGCCCGCCTCCGCCGCGCTCCGTTCACCGACCGGCTCGTGGCGAAGTTCCACCTGCCGGTCACCGGCTGGCGGGGGCCGCAGGGCCCCCGCACCGACGCGCTGTGAGTCGCGCGTGATCGAGGACATCGCGATCCGCGACCTCGGCGTCATCGGTCAGGCGACCCTGGCGCTCGGTCCCGGATTCACGGCCGTCACGGGCGAGACGGGCGCCGGCAAGACCATGGTCGTCTCCGCTCTCGGGCTCCTGCTGGGGCAGAGGGCCGACGGCGGCGCCGTCCGGTCGGGCAGCAGGCAGGCTGTCGTCGACGGCCGCTGGACGGTGCCCGACGACGGCCCGGTGGCCGAGCGGGTCCGCGACGCCGGCGGCGACGTCGAAGACGGCGAACTGCTCCTGAGCAGGATCGTCTCGGCGGAAGGACGCAGTCGGGCCGTCGTGGGAGGGCGCTCGGCTCCGAACGGCGTCCTCGGCGACCTCGCCGACCACCTGGTCGTCGTCCACGGACAGTCGGAGCAGATCCGCCTGAAGTCGGCGTCCGCGCAGCGCGCCGCAGTCGACGCGCACGGCGGTGCCCCGCTCGCGGCAGCCCTCGCCGCCTATCGGGAGTCGTACGAGGCCTGGAAGACGGCCGAGCGCGAGCTCGCCGAGATCACCGGCGACCGCGACGCCCGGGCGGCCGAGGCGGAGCGCCTGCGGGTCGCCATCGACGAGATCGAGGCGCTGGCCCCGGTGGCGGGTGAAGACGTCGAGCTCGACGCCACGGCCGAGCGCCTCAGCAACGCCGAAGACCTCCGGCTGGCCGCCGGCCTCGCGCACGAGGTCCTGTCGACCGACGCCGTCGACGGCACCCGCGACGTCCTGTCGCTCGTCGACGAGGCCCGTCGCCAGATCGAGCGCGTGGCCCAGCACGACCCCGACCTCAGCGCCATCGGCGACCTCCTCGCCGAGGTGAGCGTGCAGGTGTCCGAGACGAGCTCTCGGCTCTCGAGCTACCTGTCGTCGCTCGACGCCGACGTGTCGCGCGAGCTCGAGACCGTCCAGGAGCGCCGCGCAGCCCTCGGCGCACTCGTCCGCAAACACGGGCCCACCCTCGACGACGCGATCGCCCTGCTCGACACCGGCTCGGCCCGCCTCATGGAGCTCGACGGCGACGACGACCGCGTCGAGACCCTCGCCGCCGAGGCGGAACGTCACCACGAGGAGGCCCTGGCGCGGGCTGCGGCGCTCACCGATCTCCGCCGCGCGTCCGGTGACGACCTGGCCCGGCGCGTCTCCGACGAGCTCGAGGCGCTCGCCATGGCGGGCGCACGCCTGGTCGTCCGGGTCGCACCGCGCGACGACCTCGGCACGTCGGGTGGCGACACGGTCGAACTCCTCCTGCAGCCGCACTCCGGCAGCGAGCCGCGCGCGCTCGGCCGGGGCGCGTCGGGCGGCGAGCTCTCCCGCGTCATGCTCGCGAT is a genomic window of Frondihabitans peucedani containing:
- the recN gene encoding DNA repair protein RecN codes for the protein MIEDIAIRDLGVIGQATLALGPGFTAVTGETGAGKTMVVSALGLLLGQRADGGAVRSGSRQAVVDGRWTVPDDGPVAERVRDAGGDVEDGELLLSRIVSAEGRSRAVVGGRSAPNGVLGDLADHLVVVHGQSEQIRLKSASAQRAAVDAHGGAPLAAALAAYRESYEAWKTAERELAEITGDRDARAAEAERLRVAIDEIEALAPVAGEDVELDATAERLSNAEDLRLAAGLAHEVLSTDAVDGTRDVLSLVDEARRQIERVAQHDPDLSAIGDLLAEVSVQVSETSSRLSSYLSSLDADVSRELETVQERRAALGALVRKHGPTLDDAIALLDTGSARLMELDGDDDRVETLAAEAERHHEEALARAAALTDLRRASGDDLARRVSDELEALAMAGARLVVRVAPRDDLGTSGGDTVELLLQPHSGSEPRALGRGASGGELSRVMLAIEVVMAASSDVPTFVFDEVDAGVGGSAAIEIGRRLAILAERAQVIVVTHLAQVAAFATNHLRVVKDASGAVTASSVQQLTGEERVAEMARLLSGLPDSESGLEHARELLELAATRAGAPADTRL
- a CDS encoding NAD kinase, which translates into the protein MSAARHILIVSHTGRRDSIDAALEVCSLLAAVDLVPVLPPDEFDDIKTAEPTFEGVDVLGDTIKIDDIESVIVLGGDGTILRAAELARGTRAPIIGVNLGHVGFLAESERDDLYDTVQRVLSFDYEVEERFALQVAVLVDGKKVYETWALNEATVEKASRERMLEVVIEVDGRPLSSFGCDGVVMSTPTGSTAYNFSAGGPVVWPEVEAMILVPLSAHALFARPLVVGPSSSFAVEVLSRTDGSGVLWCDGRRAHTLEPGARVVARRSPQAVRLARLRRAPFTDRLVAKFHLPVTGWRGPQGPRTDAL